The Oenanthe melanoleuca isolate GR-GAL-2019-014 chromosome 15, OMel1.0, whole genome shotgun sequence genome contains a region encoding:
- the BRI3BP gene encoding BRI3-binding protein — protein sequence MAAARRVQLRRPLLLLLLLLLLLGAAGPGAEAARSRGADRQNSLRRAASGLYQGVSGLFGEDNVRALQKFFSRLTERFVNGVDVLMDTFWRIWTDLLDVLGIDASNLTHYFSPAAIANNPTRALLLIGAILLAYWFLSLFLGFFFYLLHMLFGRFFWIARVALFTLSCVYILQKYEGDPEHAVLPLCFVVAVYFMTGPVGFYWRRNSNSSLEEKMDHLDSQIRLLNIRLSRVIENLDRGSEQ from the exons atggcggcggcgcggcgggtGCAGCTCCGGcggccgctgctgctgctgctgctgctgctgctgctgctcggcgcggcggggcccggcgctGAGGCCGCTCGGAGCCGCGGGGCCGATCGCCAGAACAGCCTCCGCCGCGCCGCCAGCGGCCTCTACCAGGGCGTCAGCGGCCTCTTCGGCGAGGACAACGTGAGGGCCCTGCAGAAG tttttctcaaGGTTGACAGAGAGGTTTGTGAATGGGGTGGATGTATTAATGGACACATTCTGGAGAATATGGACTGATTTGTTAGATGTTCTTGGAATTGATG cctccaacctgacccattACTTCAGCCCAGCAGCGATTGCCAACAACCCCACCCGCGCCCTCCTGCTGATCGGTGCCATTCTACTGGCCTATTGGTTTTTGTCCCTCTTCCTGGGATTCTTCTTCTACCTGCTGCACATGCTGTTCGGCCGCTTCTTCTGGATCGCCAGGGTGGCGCTGTTCACCCTGTCGTGCGTCTACATCCTGCAGAAGTACGAGGGCGACCCGGAGCACGCCGTGCTGCCGCTCTGCTTCGTCGTGGCCGTCTACTTCATGACGGGGCCGGTGGGATTTTACTGGAGGAGgaacagcaacagcagcctggaggagaagaTGGATCACCTGGATAGTCAGATCAGACTGCTGAACATCCGCCTTTCCAGGGTGATCGAGAACCTGGACAGGGGCAGCGAGCAATGA